A DNA window from Actinomycetes bacterium contains the following coding sequences:
- a CDS encoding IS6 family transposase, with amino-acid sequence MRTRRPRPAPAPQSAFAGFRFPPDVIVIAVRWYLRFGLSYRDVEELLAERGVEVDHVT; translated from the coding sequence ATGAGAACCCGCCGTCCTCGCCCTGCTCCCGCTCCGCAGTCCGCCTTCGCAGGCTTCCGCTTCCCACCCGATGTCATCGTCATCGCGGTCCGCTGGTACTTGCGCTTCGGCCTGTCCTACCGCGACGTCGAAGAACTCCTGGCTGAGCGTGGCGTCGAGGTCGACCACGTCACC